In Feifania hominis, the following are encoded in one genomic region:
- the spo0A gene encoding sporulation transcription factor Spo0A — protein MEEKSKILIADDNYDGSLVTKGILESYGFEVTGIAKSGEMAIQMVKEHQPDVLLLDMCMPRVDGIGVLKALSSMELKKRPVIIIYSCIGNEELTEQAINLGASYYLYKDNDYELLAERIRLFAGSGARSAVPHIDNSMAERRKEVSIEKYVTEILHEIGVPAHIKGYQYLREAIIMVINDIKVIDSITKLLYPAVAKKFSTTSSRVERAIRHAVEVAWDRGNVDTLNHYFGYTVHTNKGKPTNSEFIAMIADKLILQLKCS, from the coding sequence ATGGAAGAGAAAAGCAAAATCCTGATTGCGGATGACAACTATGACGGGAGCCTTGTTACCAAGGGGATTTTGGAATCCTACGGTTTTGAGGTGACCGGGATTGCCAAAAGTGGGGAAATGGCAATTCAAATGGTCAAGGAGCACCAGCCGGACGTTCTTCTTCTCGACATGTGCATGCCGAGAGTCGACGGCATCGGCGTGCTCAAGGCGCTTTCGAGTATGGAGCTCAAAAAGCGCCCGGTGATCATCATCTATTCCTGCATCGGCAATGAGGAGCTGACGGAGCAGGCAATCAATCTTGGCGCATCGTATTATCTCTACAAGGACAACGACTATGAGCTGCTCGCCGAGCGCATCAGGCTCTTCGCCGGGAGTGGGGCGAGAAGCGCGGTGCCGCACATCGACAACAGCATGGCCGAACGCAGAAAAGAGGTCAGCATCGAGAAGTACGTCACCGAAATTCTCCATGAGATCGGCGTACCGGCACACATCAAAGGCTACCAGTATCTGCGCGAGGCCATCATCATGGTGATCAACGACATCAAGGTCATCGACTCCATTACAAAGTTATTGTACCCGGCTGTTGCAAAAAAGTTTTCGACAACATCTTCCAGAGTCGAGCGCGCCATTCGCCACGCAGTTGAGGTTGCGTGGGACAGAGGCAACGTCGATACGCTCAACCACTATTTCGGCTACACGGTACATACCAACAAGGGCAAGCCGACAAACAGCGAGTTCATCGCCATGATTGCCGACAAGCTCATACTCCAGCTCAAGTGCAGCTGA
- a CDS encoding S-layer homology domain-containing protein produces MVKVYEALSGTAAIPAVNDPFTDCTDVEVLKAYNIGAVGGVTENTYEPDSLLSREQASTMLTRVFKKVSIPGWTLATDDQFSLNYTKPAPFADDAQISDWAKDSVYFMAANGIMGGMDNNMFAPKNVTTKQQAEGYANATREQALLIAVRMVLNLGN; encoded by the coding sequence GTGGTCAAGGTGTATGAGGCGCTCTCCGGCACTGCCGCCATTCCCGCTGTCAACGATCCTTTCACCGACTGCACCGATGTCGAAGTGCTGAAAGCCTACAACATCGGTGCGGTGGGCGGTGTCACCGAGAACACCTATGAGCCGGATTCGCTTTTGAGCCGCGAGCAGGCCTCCACCATGCTGACAAGAGTGTTCAAGAAAGTCTCCATTCCGGGCTGGACGCTCGCCACTGACGACCAATTCAGCCTGAACTACACAAAGCCCGCTCCTTTCGCTGACGACGCGCAGATCTCCGACTGGGCCAAAGACAGCGTCTACTTCATGGCTGCCAACGGCATCATGGGCGGCATGGACAACAACATGTTCGCGCCGAAGAATGTCACCACCAAGCAGCAGGCTGAGGGCTATGCCAACGCCACCCGCGAGCAGGCGCTTTTGATCGCCGTGAGAATGGTTCTCAATCTCGGCAACTGA